The Echinicola rosea genome has a segment encoding these proteins:
- a CDS encoding glycoside hydrolase family 2 protein: protein MTIHMIYPRLHAYVTKGAWLFFLLFTFTLNAQQTEKQLLSGTDSKNTVTWDFFCTGGRNSGKWTTIDVPSHWEQEGFGTYNYGRDYVTYGKNFQFADEQGKYKHTFTVPDDWQGKTIELVFEGSMTDTEVKINGQLAGDIHQGAFYRFKYDITDKLKFGEENLLEVTVSKMSADHSVNRAERYADYWIFGGIFRPVYLQAMPKQHIAQAAITAEANGSFSAEVTLEGLEKNAELAATITDQSGNIVSQFITNAKKKDKKVVISKKLDEVSTWTSETPNLYHLTLSLERKGEQLHEIHERFGFRTIEIKQGDGIYVNGTKIKLKGVNRHAFWPETGRSLTPEINLNDVLLIKEMNMNAVRTAHYPPDPSFLDYCDSLGLYVMDELAGWQNAYDTAPGEKLVKELVERDLNHPSILFWSNGNEGGTNKELDDDFGMYDPSGRPVLHAHHRPGNSHNGVDTDHYENYKSLQNKLKDTLIYMPTEFLHGQDDGGGAAGLTDYWELMWKSKLSAGGFLWVLSDEGIIRTDIHNKIDVNRLNAPDGLVGPFRQKEGSVYAIKEIYSPVHIEKIKDISNWNGELQIENRYHFTNLQEVTFDWKLVAFNAIDNPQTGYKVVNSGKLNGPDLAPTASGNLHLPLPADWKAQDALMLTATDPHGEEIYTWSWPIQPNQKLIKETIMAAGDEASKVEDQDSVLTISGGKFALTFNKADGKLIRIKKPSGPELSFGNGPVFTEGEISVKDVHYEEKDGKAVFKVNYNGALKYAEWSIADNGWVTLDYEYELPTGDYAYPGISFDYPEANVISAKWLGKGPFRVWKNRPQGRFDEHQNMYNDTHTGATPWEYPEFKGYFGDIAWMEINTAQGKFYVVAKEPNLYVRLFDFYGISGPRGYPALPEGDISFLDAIPALGSKLALGITGNAGVYGPMGENTHLDGPVKRTLYFYFGILQD, encoded by the coding sequence ATGACAATACATATGATTTACCCACGCCTGCACGCGTATGTAACCAAAGGAGCATGGTTGTTTTTTCTGCTCTTTACCTTTACACTAAACGCTCAACAGACTGAAAAGCAGCTCCTAAGTGGCACCGACAGCAAAAACACCGTGACCTGGGATTTTTTCTGTACAGGTGGAAGAAACAGTGGAAAATGGACGACCATCGATGTTCCCTCACACTGGGAACAAGAAGGTTTTGGCACCTATAACTATGGCCGTGATTATGTCACATACGGCAAAAACTTCCAATTTGCCGATGAACAAGGCAAATACAAACACACTTTTACCGTACCCGATGATTGGCAAGGCAAAACCATTGAACTGGTTTTTGAAGGCTCCATGACGGACACAGAGGTGAAAATAAATGGTCAATTGGCCGGTGATATCCATCAAGGAGCATTCTATCGGTTTAAGTATGACATTACGGATAAGCTCAAATTTGGAGAGGAGAATCTTTTGGAAGTTACTGTCAGTAAAATGTCCGCTGACCATTCTGTAAACCGTGCAGAACGGTATGCTGACTATTGGATCTTTGGTGGTATTTTCAGGCCAGTTTACTTACAGGCCATGCCGAAGCAGCATATCGCCCAAGCGGCCATCACAGCTGAAGCGAATGGCTCATTCAGCGCAGAAGTAACCCTCGAAGGCTTGGAAAAAAATGCCGAACTGGCCGCCACCATCACCGATCAATCCGGCAACATCGTCAGCCAATTTATAACCAATGCCAAAAAGAAAGACAAAAAGGTCGTTATTTCAAAAAAATTGGATGAGGTAAGCACTTGGACTTCAGAAACGCCCAACCTATACCACCTTACACTGAGTTTGGAACGCAAGGGAGAACAGCTACATGAAATCCATGAGCGTTTTGGCTTCCGAACCATCGAGATCAAGCAAGGTGATGGCATATATGTGAATGGCACCAAAATCAAACTCAAAGGTGTCAACAGACATGCCTTCTGGCCCGAAACAGGGCGGTCTTTGACACCAGAAATTAACCTAAACGATGTCCTCTTGATCAAGGAAATGAACATGAATGCGGTGAGAACGGCGCATTATCCTCCTGACCCTTCCTTTTTGGACTACTGTGACAGCTTGGGCCTTTATGTGATGGACGAACTGGCAGGATGGCAAAATGCCTACGATACCGCCCCCGGTGAAAAATTGGTCAAAGAATTGGTCGAGAGAGACCTCAACCACCCTTCCATCCTTTTCTGGAGCAATGGCAACGAAGGAGGCACCAATAAGGAATTGGACGACGACTTTGGGATGTACGACCCTTCGGGACGGCCGGTGCTTCATGCCCATCATCGCCCCGGCAATTCGCACAATGGTGTGGATACGGATCATTACGAAAATTATAAGAGCTTGCAAAACAAGCTGAAAGACACCTTGATCTATATGCCTACCGAATTCCTGCACGGCCAGGATGATGGCGGCGGTGCGGCAGGACTTACCGATTACTGGGAATTGATGTGGAAATCCAAGTTGTCCGCTGGAGGCTTCCTTTGGGTGCTGTCCGATGAAGGTATCATCCGCACAGACATCCACAACAAAATCGACGTCAACAGGCTCAATGCTCCTGATGGATTGGTCGGCCCTTTCCGCCAGAAAGAAGGTAGTGTATATGCCATCAAGGAAATCTATTCCCCTGTCCATATTGAAAAAATCAAGGACATTTCCAATTGGAATGGCGAGCTTCAAATTGAAAACCGATACCATTTTACCAACCTCCAAGAAGTGACCTTCGATTGGAAACTGGTAGCGTTTAATGCCATTGACAACCCACAAACCGGATATAAGGTCGTAAATTCGGGTAAACTGAATGGACCTGACCTGGCTCCTACCGCTTCTGGAAACTTACACCTTCCCTTGCCTGCTGACTGGAAAGCGCAAGATGCCCTGATGCTCACCGCTACGGATCCACACGGTGAGGAAATCTATACCTGGTCATGGCCTATCCAACCCAACCAAAAACTGATCAAAGAAACCATCATGGCAGCGGGAGATGAAGCCAGCAAAGTGGAAGACCAAGACAGTGTACTGACCATAAGCGGTGGAAAGTTTGCCTTGACATTCAATAAAGCAGACGGGAAACTCATTCGCATCAAAAAACCTTCAGGTCCAGAACTTTCTTTCGGCAACGGTCCAGTCTTCACAGAGGGAGAAATCAGCGTGAAGGATGTACATTATGAAGAAAAGGATGGTAAAGCTGTGTTCAAAGTAAATTATAATGGAGCCCTGAAGTATGCTGAATGGAGCATTGCCGACAACGGCTGGGTAACGCTCGATTATGAGTATGAATTGCCAACAGGAGACTATGCTTATCCGGGCATCAGCTTTGATTACCCAGAAGCCAATGTCATCAGCGCCAAATGGCTGGGGAAAGGCCCTTTCCGTGTCTGGAAAAACCGTCCGCAAGGAAGGTTTGACGAGCACCAAAACATGTACAACGATACCCACACGGGGGCTACTCCCTGGGAATATCCTGAATTTAAAGGATACTTTGGGGACATAGCTTGGATGGAAATCAATACCGCCCAAGGGAAATTCTACGTAGTGGCCAAAGAGCCAAACCTCTATGTTCGCTTGTTTGACTTCTATGGCATCTCAGGCCCCAGGGGCTATCCTGCACTTCCTGAAGGAGACATTTCTTTCTTGGATGCCATCCCTGCGCTAGGCAGTAAGCTGGCATTGGGGATCACCGGAAACGCAGGAGTCTATGGCCCCATGGGCGAAAACACCCATTTGGATGGACCGGTCAAAAGAACGTTATATTTCTATTTTGGCATACTTCAAGACTGA
- a CDS encoding HPP family protein: MKKVNRGYRKARYVVYKQTILNPIDHLWTFVGGFLGIGCIAFIQSELHHFSVLEKIFLIGSFGASAVLVYGATNSPLAQPRNLILGHMVSAFVGVSVMKTIGQLDIFWLTCATAVSLAIIAMQILKALHPPGGATALIAVIGTTKVKALGFMYVLSPVFSGAMILLIIALIINNIPKDRHYPYNPKVSPYMGRRKKYWLNIQRTLGIR, translated from the coding sequence GTGAAAAAAGTCAATCGAGGATATCGAAAAGCCCGTTACGTAGTTTACAAACAAACCATCCTCAATCCAATTGACCACTTATGGACGTTTGTCGGTGGTTTTTTGGGTATCGGTTGTATTGCGTTTATCCAGTCAGAACTGCATCACTTTTCAGTATTGGAAAAAATATTCTTGATCGGCTCCTTCGGTGCTTCGGCAGTGCTGGTATATGGCGCTACCAACAGTCCTTTAGCACAGCCCAGAAATCTGATATTAGGACATATGGTAAGTGCTTTTGTGGGGGTTTCAGTGATGAAGACCATTGGCCAACTGGACATCTTCTGGCTGACCTGTGCCACGGCGGTTTCCCTGGCCATCATTGCCATGCAGATACTAAAAGCCCTTCATCCACCTGGCGGTGCCACAGCCCTGATCGCTGTGATCGGCACCACGAAGGTAAAAGCACTCGGTTTTATGTATGTATTGAGTCCTGTTTTTTCAGGAGCCATGATCCTTTTGATTATTGCGCTGATCATCAACAACATTCCAAAAGACCGCCACTATCCCTACAATCCAAAAGTATCTCCCTATATGGGCAGAAGAAAAAAGTATTGGCTGAATATTCAGCGGACACTGGGGATTCGGTAG
- a CDS encoding sulfatase, protein MKVSCFKVMKNWVPLVILIFVGTSAMSQQKEKPNILLILVDDLKPNLGVYGDEHAISPNIDGLANSGMRFDQAYCNQAVCVSSRYNLILGARSTSTGLYDFGKEFRDVIPDAVTMPQYFRSAGYHAESMGKVFHIGHGNTNDAASWSIPHWKEKVIEYVDPESTNGQLTREEAYFENTPMYIEGTPPNHELPRGAAWESPDVTDEAYADGRVARHAIDRLRDLSKEPDQPFFMAVGFARPHLPFSVPQKYWDMYDPESLPLAEFEEGPEGAPEFAVKRGGEINQFFPIPNHQHVYEKDLQRKLVHGYYASLTYMDAQVGKVLRELERLDLDENTIVVLWGDHGWHLGDHAIWTKHTNYEQANRIPIIFRAPGVTASGSSTKQFAETVDIFPTLASLAGLDRPKGPQPIDGIDLSPTLNNGQTIIKDHAYHAFNRGGYLGEAIRTDRYRMVRWTHTKDKGKEVIYELYDYQEDDQETKNIAAENPEVIKALVAKLNQYPKAKRLP, encoded by the coding sequence GATATTAGTGGATGATCTTAAGCCCAATTTGGGGGTTTATGGTGATGAGCATGCCATCAGTCCTAATATTGACGGATTGGCCAATAGCGGGATGCGGTTTGACCAGGCTTATTGTAATCAGGCTGTTTGTGTTTCCAGCCGTTATAATTTGATCTTGGGCGCTCGTTCTACGAGCACGGGACTATATGATTTTGGCAAGGAATTTAGAGATGTCATTCCAGATGCGGTGACCATGCCACAGTATTTCAGATCGGCAGGGTATCATGCCGAGTCCATGGGCAAAGTCTTCCATATCGGCCATGGCAATACCAATGATGCCGCTTCCTGGAGTATTCCACATTGGAAAGAAAAAGTGATTGAATATGTGGATCCAGAAAGCACCAATGGACAGCTGACCCGTGAAGAGGCTTATTTCGAAAACACACCTATGTACATCGAAGGGACTCCGCCTAACCATGAACTTCCCAGGGGAGCGGCCTGGGAAAGTCCAGATGTGACAGATGAAGCATATGCTGATGGTCGCGTGGCCCGTCATGCCATTGACCGGCTGCGTGATCTGAGCAAAGAGCCGGATCAGCCTTTCTTTATGGCAGTGGGATTTGCCCGGCCGCATTTACCTTTTAGCGTACCCCAAAAATACTGGGATATGTATGACCCGGAAAGTCTTCCGTTAGCAGAATTTGAAGAAGGCCCTGAGGGAGCTCCCGAATTTGCTGTCAAAAGAGGAGGGGAGATCAACCAATTTTTTCCTATTCCCAATCACCAGCATGTGTATGAAAAAGACTTGCAGCGAAAATTGGTGCACGGTTATTATGCCAGTTTGACCTATATGGATGCCCAGGTGGGCAAAGTGCTGAGGGAATTGGAGCGATTGGATCTGGATGAAAACACCATTGTAGTGCTTTGGGGTGACCATGGGTGGCATCTAGGAGACCACGCCATCTGGACCAAGCACACCAACTATGAGCAGGCCAATCGAATTCCGATCATTTTCAGGGCACCTGGTGTGACGGCCAGTGGAAGCAGTACCAAGCAGTTTGCCGAAACTGTGGATATCTTCCCGACCTTGGCCTCTCTGGCAGGCTTGGATCGCCCTAAGGGCCCTCAGCCGATTGACGGCATAGACCTATCACCGACCTTGAACAATGGCCAGACCATCATCAAGGACCACGCTTACCATGCCTTCAACCGTGGAGGATATTTGGGCGAAGCCATCAGAACGGATCGCTACAGAATGGTCCGATGGACGCATACGAAAGACAAAGGTAAAGAAGTGATCTATGAACTTTATGACTATCAGGAAGATGATCAAGAGACGAAGAACATTGCGGCAGAAAATCCAGAAGTAATCAAAGCCCTCGTAGCAAAACTGAACCAATATCCAAAAGCAAAAAGGCTCCCATGA